From the genome of Virgibacillus proomii, one region includes:
- the hpaD gene encoding 3,4-dihydroxyphenylacetate 2,3-dioxygenase, whose amino-acid sequence MIFNIIRSGRAVLHVTDLDRSRAFYEALGFIVTEADDENIFLRGLEEHNHHSLWLKKRMEAAVEVISYKVIADENLDDLEKLFLQQGKNVKWLKKGTQKAVGRALRIQDKAGLPLEFYAEMETVDRLLQRYELYKGAKVQRIDHFNCMVANVEEASNYYIDELGFACSEYTVDENEKIWAAWLHRKPSVHDIAFMNGSGPQLHHIGFWLRDPMSLIDGCDVLAALGYGRNIERGPGRHGLSNALFLYVRDPDGHRIELYNGDYLTSDPDFKPIKWELDDPMRQTFWGHEAPDSWFDEASIVLDIHSGQKIPLHEPVLKKSKPQFVI is encoded by the coding sequence ATGATATTTAATATCATCCGTTCAGGACGCGCTGTTTTACATGTTACTGACTTAGATAGATCAAGGGCATTTTATGAGGCGTTGGGCTTTATTGTGACGGAAGCAGATGATGAAAATATTTTCCTGCGCGGGCTAGAGGAGCATAACCATCATAGTTTGTGGTTAAAAAAGCGTATGGAGGCAGCGGTTGAAGTAATTAGCTATAAGGTCATTGCCGACGAGAATCTTGATGATTTGGAAAAACTCTTTCTTCAACAAGGGAAAAATGTGAAATGGCTTAAAAAAGGTACCCAAAAAGCAGTTGGACGCGCTCTTCGTATTCAAGATAAGGCAGGTTTACCACTTGAATTTTATGCGGAAATGGAGACAGTTGATCGTTTACTTCAGCGCTATGAATTATATAAGGGAGCTAAAGTACAGCGTATTGATCATTTTAATTGTATGGTGGCAAATGTCGAAGAAGCTTCTAACTACTATATAGATGAACTAGGCTTCGCTTGTTCTGAGTATACCGTCGATGAAAATGAAAAAATATGGGCCGCATGGTTGCATCGGAAGCCTTCGGTACACGACATCGCTTTTATGAATGGGTCTGGACCACAGTTACATCATATTGGCTTCTGGTTAAGAGATCCAATGAGTTTAATAGATGGTTGTGATGTTCTAGCTGCACTTGGTTATGGGCGAAATATTGAAAGAGGGCCAGGACGGCACGGGTTGTCAAATGCGTTATTCTTGTATGTAAGAGATCCAGATGGCCATCGAATTGAATTATACAATGGAGACTATTTAACTAGTGACCCGGATTTTAAACCCATTAAATGGGAGTTAGATGATCCAATGCGTCAGACATTTTGGGGACATGAAGCGCCAGATAGCTGGTTTGATGAGGCATCAATAGTATTAGATATCCATTCAGGTCAAAAAATACCGTTGCATGAACCTGTATTAAAGAAAAGTAAGCCGCAATTTGTTATTTAA
- the hpaI gene encoding 2,4-dihydroxyhept-2-ene-1,7-dioic acid aldolase, protein MTPLITPFKANYEVDYEKQAELIEYQLENGTHAISVTGTSGEPSSLSIEERVNVMENAKKVINGRVPFAPGTGSTNHEETMYLTKKAQEMGADAAMVIVPYYNKPNQQALYKHFKTVADSVDIPIIVYNIPGRTAVNLEVETLARLNEDCPNIVGVKESNKDFEHVNRVLLNCGRDFLLFSGIELLCYPMLAIGGAGSISATSNVEPKKVAELHNAWEEGNVKLAQDLHFELMKLNDVLFKDTNPAPVKAALGMMGKIEPVLRLPMDLPSEKLQQEIRETLVEYEKLLQCA, encoded by the coding sequence ATGACCCCGTTGATTACCCCTTTTAAGGCAAATTATGAAGTCGATTATGAAAAACAGGCGGAGTTAATTGAGTATCAGTTGGAAAATGGTACTCATGCAATTTCTGTAACAGGAACATCCGGAGAACCAAGCTCGTTAAGCATAGAAGAGCGGGTAAACGTTATGGAAAATGCCAAAAAAGTAATTAATGGACGAGTGCCTTTTGCGCCAGGGACAGGTTCAACGAATCATGAGGAGACGATGTATTTAACAAAGAAGGCGCAGGAAATGGGCGCAGATGCAGCTATGGTTATCGTTCCATACTATAATAAGCCGAATCAGCAGGCATTATATAAGCATTTTAAGACAGTTGCAGACTCCGTTGATATTCCAATTATTGTTTATAATATACCTGGGAGAACTGCAGTCAATCTGGAAGTGGAAACATTAGCTAGATTAAATGAAGATTGCCCAAATATCGTTGGTGTAAAAGAGTCTAATAAAGACTTTGAACATGTAAATCGTGTCTTGCTTAACTGTGGTCGAGACTTTTTGTTGTTTTCTGGAATTGAACTGCTCTGTTATCCAATGCTTGCCATTGGAGGTGCGGGGTCTATCAGTGCAACTTCTAATGTAGAGCCAAAAAAGGTTGCTGAATTGCATAATGCCTGGGAGGAAGGCAATGTAAAACTGGCGCAAGATCTCCATTTTGAATTAATGAAATTAAATGATGTACTTTTTAAAGATACCAACCCAGCTCCAGTGAAAGCAGCGCTAGGAATGATGGGGAAAATTGAACCCGTACTCCGTCTGCCAATGGATTTACCTTCAGAGAAGTTACAACAGGAAATACGAGAAACATTAGTAGAATACGAAAAACTGTTACAATGTGCATAA
- a CDS encoding fumarylacetoacetate hydrolase family protein: protein MQTARAKLCGIKPYQEVKLSLRDEKISIDGKLYNMEEVRFDIPVSGTVYGTLLNYRKAYKQLEPSMSQAPYHAPPNAPILYIKPRNTFSSYGAAISLPEGITELEIGAALGIVIGKTATNVKETEAFSFIEGYTIVNDVSIPHTNVYRPAIKEKSRDGFCPIGPWVIRKEAVANPNALRICVKINGEVKQENNTCNLLRPIEKLLANVTEFMTLAKGDVLLVGIPEDPPLAKVNDLVQIEIEHIGKLENKLTSKVGWEGGIT from the coding sequence GTGCAAACTGCTCGGGCTAAACTATGTGGAATTAAGCCTTATCAAGAAGTAAAGCTAAGCCTGCGTGATGAAAAAATTTCAATAGATGGAAAATTATATAACATGGAAGAAGTCAGATTTGATATTCCTGTTTCCGGTACAGTTTACGGCACATTATTAAACTATCGAAAGGCGTATAAACAGTTAGAACCGTCTATGTCGCAAGCCCCATACCATGCACCGCCAAATGCGCCCATCTTATATATAAAACCAAGGAATACCTTTTCCTCATATGGAGCAGCCATTTCATTACCTGAAGGCATAACAGAACTAGAAATAGGGGCAGCTTTAGGAATTGTTATTGGAAAAACGGCAACAAACGTAAAAGAAACAGAAGCGTTTTCTTTTATAGAGGGATATACGATTGTAAATGATGTAAGTATACCACATACTAATGTGTATCGACCGGCAATTAAAGAAAAATCACGTGATGGATTTTGTCCGATCGGCCCATGGGTAATTAGGAAGGAAGCAGTTGCTAATCCGAATGCATTACGCATATGCGTAAAAATTAATGGAGAAGTGAAGCAGGAAAATAATACGTGTAATCTGCTTCGTCCAATAGAAAAATTGCTTGCAAACGTTACAGAATTTATGACTTTGGCAAAAGGAGATGTTTTACTAGTTGGTATTCCCGAAGATCCACCACTAGCTAAAGTAAATGATCTGGTGCAAATAGAAATTGAACATATAGGAAAGCTAGAAAATAAGCTAACATCTAAAGTAGGTTGGGAAGGAGGAATAACATGA
- a CDS encoding fumarylacetoacetate hydrolase family protein codes for MKYARVAYQGLLHEAIVTATGVKLQDGRVVGEEEVVWLPPVVPNTIFTLGLNYADHAKELSFSAVQKEPLIFFKGPNTLIGHNGKTMRPDDATFMHYECELAVVIGKQAKQVKREDAYQYVKGYTIANDYAIRDYLENYYRPNLRVKNRDSCTPIGPWLIDKEDMKDPMNLTLRTYVNGKVTQEGTTADMLLSIPELIEYLSEFMTLYPNDIILTGTPKGSVNTLVGDEVVTEIEGIGQLVNTIVGEESFQK; via the coding sequence ATGAAGTATGCACGAGTTGCTTATCAAGGGCTTTTGCATGAAGCGATTGTAACAGCTACTGGAGTCAAGCTTCAGGATGGGAGGGTAGTTGGAGAAGAAGAGGTTGTTTGGCTACCACCAGTCGTGCCAAATACCATCTTCACATTAGGGTTAAATTACGCAGATCACGCCAAGGAATTATCTTTTTCAGCTGTTCAAAAAGAGCCGCTTATCTTTTTTAAAGGTCCGAATACATTGATTGGACATAATGGGAAAACGATGCGCCCTGATGACGCTACTTTTATGCATTATGAGTGTGAGTTAGCTGTCGTGATTGGCAAACAGGCCAAGCAAGTGAAAAGAGAAGATGCCTATCAGTATGTTAAAGGATATACAATCGCAAATGACTATGCGATTCGTGATTACTTAGAAAACTATTATCGGCCGAATCTTCGTGTAAAGAATCGGGACAGCTGCACGCCAATCGGTCCATGGCTTATTGATAAAGAAGATATGAAAGATCCTATGAATTTAACATTGCGTACATACGTCAATGGAAAGGTAACACAAGAAGGAACAACGGCTGATATGCTTTTAAGTATTCCGGAATTAATTGAATATTTAAGTGAGTTTATGACATTATATCCGAATGATATTATTTTAACAGGAACACCAAAAGGATCAGTAAACACGCTTGTTGGTGATGAAGTGGTTACAGAAATAGAAGGAATAGGGCAATTAGTTAATACAATTGTCGGTGAGGAGTCATTTCAAAAGTAA
- a CDS encoding 5-carboxymethyl-2-hydroxymuconate Delta-isomerase, with protein sequence MPHLIIEYTDNIKEAANIPELLKTVNATLLIHQDIIPIGGLRSRAIELNNYLVADGTADDAFVHVTLKLGKGRSVEAKKQLCDEVFFALKRHFSSIYKRRYFALSLELYEFTSPTYKLNNIHERYKN encoded by the coding sequence ATGCCTCATTTAATTATTGAATATACCGATAATATTAAAGAAGCGGCAAATATTCCTGAGTTGCTAAAAACAGTAAATGCCACATTACTTATTCATCAAGATATCATTCCAATTGGTGGACTTAGGTCCAGAGCAATTGAATTAAATAATTATCTCGTAGCAGATGGAACAGCAGATGACGCTTTTGTTCATGTAACCTTAAAATTAGGGAAGGGTAGGTCAGTGGAAGCAAAAAAACAATTATGTGATGAGGTATTTTTTGCTCTGAAGCGCCATTTTTCTTCGATCTATAAGAGACGTTATTTTGCGTTATCACTAGAACTTTATGAATTCACCTCACCTACGTATAAACTAAATAATATTCATGAGCGTTATAAAAACTAA
- a CDS encoding GntR family transcriptional regulator: MENQSITKKQRAYDYMKSRIIEGYYAPGQRIVINQLVKELFTSAIPIREAVRQLEAEGLIEYQNNIGPIVTPINKDEYFNTMSVLAVMEGYGTALSSQHGITKEKLAELSEKNNQMKEAIDEFNFQNFGRLNRAFHELIYAHCKNTFLVDEIRRLWIKLDSIRRAGSAFHPKRALASIEEHEQLIELLRKRADFEIIEKVARMHKLNTRDAFKDQSNFVQDRVFF, encoded by the coding sequence ATGGAAAATCAATCGATTACAAAAAAACAAAGAGCTTATGATTATATGAAGTCGCGTATTATTGAAGGCTATTATGCACCTGGACAACGTATTGTAATTAACCAATTGGTGAAAGAGTTATTTACTAGTGCAATTCCAATTCGTGAAGCAGTTCGCCAACTTGAGGCAGAAGGCTTAATTGAATATCAAAATAATATAGGACCAATAGTTACTCCAATTAATAAAGATGAGTATTTTAATACAATGTCTGTTTTAGCAGTCATGGAAGGATATGGGACAGCTTTAAGCAGTCAACACGGCATTACCAAAGAAAAGCTGGCAGAACTATCGGAAAAAAATAACCAAATGAAGGAGGCTATCGATGAATTCAACTTCCAAAATTTTGGAAGATTAAATCGTGCCTTTCACGAGTTGATTTATGCACATTGTAAGAATACATTTTTAGTTGATGAAATTCGTCGGTTATGGATAAAGCTTGACTCGATTCGCAGAGCAGGTTCTGCTTTTCATCCAAAGCGTGCCTTAGCTTCCATTGAGGAACATGAGCAATTAATTGAGTTATTGAGGAAAAGAGCTGACTTTGAAATAATTGAAAAAGTTGCTCGAATGCATAAATTAAATACTAGAGATGCATTTAAAGACCAGAGCAATTTTGTACAAGATCGGGTATTTTTTTAG
- a CDS encoding TRAP transporter substrate-binding protein — MSRRLSYFIAICFMLLLTSCSQGIASTGSEHHFIISHFLPGNHPIQTEVFQEIGSEIEEKSNGVITYDIYPANALGEAGSQYDMTVTGEVDIALSVHGYSPGRFPLVSILELPFLAETAAHGSEILEHLYQEFPSIQAEHSDTIPLYLFTADPAQLITKEHPIQSPEDLKGLRIRSPSPLANDILEVLGAVPVSMPMGDVYESMERGVIDGAMVPLEALYNYNLYEVATYITVGNFSTTPFFAVMNKNTYEHLSNEEKEIINGATDLETSIKSGSVFDVDGEKGRKLAEDNGTEIIEINEQMGVEWERALDSISQTWINDMEKKGFPGQKIYNRALELRDDLKERKK; from the coding sequence ATGTCACGTCGATTAAGTTATTTTATAGCTATATGTTTCATGTTGTTACTTACGTCATGCTCACAAGGAATAGCTTCAACTGGATCAGAACATCATTTCATCATTTCGCACTTTTTGCCAGGTAATCATCCGATTCAGACAGAAGTGTTTCAAGAAATAGGTAGTGAAATAGAAGAAAAATCAAATGGAGTTATTACATATGATATATATCCTGCCAATGCATTGGGAGAAGCAGGTTCTCAGTATGATATGACTGTTACAGGGGAGGTGGATATTGCATTAAGTGTACACGGATATTCCCCTGGTAGATTCCCCTTAGTATCGATTTTAGAACTGCCATTTTTGGCTGAGACAGCGGCTCATGGTTCAGAAATCCTGGAACATTTATATCAAGAATTTCCGAGTATTCAAGCAGAACACAGTGATACGATACCACTTTATTTATTTACTGCTGACCCAGCACAACTAATCACAAAGGAGCATCCCATTCAATCACCAGAGGATTTAAAGGGTTTACGTATTCGTTCTCCCTCACCATTAGCAAACGACATTTTAGAGGTATTGGGAGCTGTGCCAGTGTCGATGCCAATGGGAGATGTTTATGAGTCAATGGAACGTGGTGTCATTGATGGAGCAATGGTTCCTTTAGAGGCGCTTTATAATTATAACTTATATGAGGTAGCTACTTATATTACAGTAGGAAATTTTTCAACTACACCATTTTTTGCGGTTATGAATAAGAATACATATGAACATTTGTCGAATGAAGAAAAAGAAATTATCAATGGGGCTACGGATCTGGAAACGTCCATAAAGAGTGGGAGTGTTTTTGATGTTGATGGAGAAAAAGGGAGAAAATTAGCAGAAGATAATGGTACGGAGATAATTGAGATAAATGAACAAATGGGAGTTGAATGGGAGCGGGCATTAGATTCCATCTCTCAAACTTGGATCAATGATATGGAGAAAAAAGGGTTTCCCGGACAGAAAATTTACAACCGGGCATTGGAGTTAAGAGATGACTTAAAGGAGAGAAAGAAGTGA